A stretch of the Pan troglodytes isolate AG18354 chromosome 20, NHGRI_mPanTro3-v2.0_pri, whole genome shotgun sequence genome encodes the following:
- the CIST1 gene encoding uncharacterized LOC729966 homolog encodes MTGFESFWVVVFRRGGVQVKRARTAPGGTGAPQGGPTPCSPTCASPLHSPTLHQQGAHTQVQGAGTWAHTWPHTCAEPVAGPPGTGMACPQLPPLLLLVLVVLLKADGNYNTSLTDTVTSENSTETSPVSSLISSPFAHSTHSSGEPPKSYSSTMSLETDSITHLSPSSSGATPTIQPSPSSTDSRMIPSSPQPETITHPSSGSPRAELTPSSHSTLPSSESLTPHWSPTSHSPGTEPLTSTDQTLEPPGPAPGDTGPRELHRNPSVVVVVCLLVSLLLIGSVVMAVRFCHRNESKFENLDEVSMGSMNDRLSFAHHLQE; translated from the exons ATGACTGGCTTTGAGAGCTTCTGGGTCGTCGTGTTTAGAAGGGGTGGAGTCCAGGTGAAGAGGGCGAGAACCGCACCCGGGGGAACAGGAGCGCCCCAGGGAGGTCCCACACCCTGCAGCCCCACCTGCGCCTCGCCCCTGCACAGCCCCACGCTCCACCAGCAGGGAGCGCACACCCAGGTGCAAGGAGCTGGCACCTGGGCACACACCTGGCCACACACCTGTGCAGAGCCGGTGGCAGGCCCTCCCGGCACAGGAATGGCGTGCCCCCAGCTGCCGCCACTTCTGCTTTTGGTGCTGGTGGTGCTGCTGAAAGCTGATGGGAATTACAATACTTCCCTTACAG ATACTGTGACCTCAGAGAACAGTACGGAGACATCACCTGTCAGCTCTCTGATTTCTTCTCCCTTCGCCCACAGCACCCATAGTTCAGGGGAACCCCCCAAATCCTACTCCAGCACCATGAGTTTGGAGACAGACTCCAtaacccacctcagcccctcaagttcAGGGGCAACCCCTACCATCCAGCCGAGCCCCAGCTCCACAGATTCAAGGATGATTCCCTCCTCCCCACAACCAGAGACAATCACGCACCCTAGTTCTGGCTCCCCCAGGGCAGAGCTCACCCCCTCTTCCCATTCCACCCTCCCCAGTTCCGAATCCCTGACCCCGCACTGGAGCCCCACTTCCCACAGCCCCGGAACGGAGCCCTTGACCTCCACTGACCAGACCTTGGAGCCCCCTGGCCCAG CTCCAGGTGACACTGGGCCCCGTGAGTTACACAGGAACCCGAGCGTGGTGGTGGTCGTGTGTTTGCTGGTGTCTCTTTTGCTCATCGGGTCTGTGGTCATGGCTGTGAGATTCTGTCACCGGAATGAGTCCAAGTTTGAGAACCTGGACGAGGTGTCCATG GGATCCATGAATGACAGATTGTCCTTTGCCCACCACCTCCAGGAGTGA